A DNA window from Coffea arabica cultivar ET-39 chromosome 6c, Coffea Arabica ET-39 HiFi, whole genome shotgun sequence contains the following coding sequences:
- the LOC140008700 gene encoding uncharacterized protein has protein sequence MEVRGIVEKGVRRRIGNGRGTNIWEHEWIPVSPSGQPTTPRPPNCEVVFVQQLINQSRWNTNAIFRLFNKNDAERILNIPISFAGRADSNYCKQSERGEYTVRSGYKRFLDERLGSNKGQEPVGTSFDVGSNQIKQIWNTLWKLNIKHKVKVFFWKCVNGALPVTETIHRKVAIGDPVCKGCEEEPETIEHTLLQCPLANDVWKVAPVMWDGAKKLEVQLHKVVEQDHRS, from the coding sequence ATGGAAGTCAGAGGGATCGTGGAAAAAGGAGTAAGGAGGAGAATTGGCAATGGGAGAGGCACAAACATATGGGAGCATGAATGGATACCAGTTTCTCCATCAGGTCAGCCTACAACTCCAAGACCCCCAAATTGTGAGGTTGTATTTGTACAGCAGCTAATCAACCAAAGTAGATGGAACACAAATGCAATATTCAGATTGTTCAACAAGAATGATGCAGAGAGGATTCTCAATATTCCAATTAGTTTTGCAGGTAGAGCAGATTCCAATTACTGCAAACAAAGTGAAAGAGGCGAGTATACAGTGAGATCTGGCTACAAAAGGTTCTTAGATGAGAGATTAGGCAGCAACAAAGGACAGGAACCTGTTGGAACTAGTTTTGATGTAGGCAGTAATCAAATCAAGCAAATTTGGAATACACTGTGGAAGCTCAACATCAAACACAAAGTTAAGGTGTTTTTCTGGAAGTGTGTTAATGGAGCGTTACCAGTCACAGAGACAATCCACAGGAAAGTTGCAATTGGGGATCCAGTGTGCAAGGGATGCGAAGAGGAGCCAGAAACGATAGAACACACACTTTTGCAATGTCCCCTAGCAAACGATGTCTGGAAAGTAGCTCCAGTAATGTGGGATGGAGCAAAAAAACTAGAGGTGCAACTTCACAAGGTGGTGGAGCAGGATCACAGAAGCTAG